The genomic window AAGTAAAGATAATAAGAACTATAAATTAATAAAAAAATTAAGTAAAAAAAAATATAGAGATGAAAATAATATATTTATTGCTGAAGGGGAGAAATTTTTTGAACAATCAAATGATTTTAACCAAATAGTAATAAATGAGTCATATTATGATTACTATAACAAAGAATATGATTTAAAAAAATATAATAAAATAATAGTTTTAAAAGAAAATTTATTCAAAGAAATATCGACACAAGAGCATAGTCAAGGTATAATATTTATATACTCTAAATTTGCTAAAAATATACATGAAATAAGTGGAGATATAGTAATACTAGATGATATACAAGATCCAGGTAATGCTGGAACTATAATTAGAACGCTAGTTGCTCTAAATTACCAAAACTTGATACTTACCAAGGGTAGTGTCGACGTTTATGCTCCAAAGGTTATTAGAGCCTCTATGGGGGCAATATTTAATATAAATGTAATATATGAAGAGCCAAATAAAATTATAGACTTTATAAATCTAAATAAATATGAATGCTTTGCAACAGCATTATCTGATACAGCCAAAGATTATAGAGAGTTAAAATTAAAAATAGATAAAAATGCATATGTATTTGGTCATGAAGGTGGTGGAGTATCTAAAAAGTTTTTAGATATTT from Oceanivirga salmonicida includes these protein-coding regions:
- a CDS encoding TrmH family RNA methyltransferase, giving the protein MEQKCNIVFIESKDNKNYKLIKKLSKKKYRDENNIFIAEGEKFFEQSNDFNQIVINESYYDYYNKEYDLKKYNKIIVLKENLFKEISTQEHSQGIIFIYSKFAKNIHEISGDIVILDDIQDPGNAGTIIRTLVALNYQNLILTKGSVDVYAPKVIRASMGAIFNINVIYEEPNKIIDFINLNKYECFATALSDTAKDYRELKLKIDKNAYVFGHEGGGVSKKFLDISKKAIIPISDKVNSLNVGVALAVFLYKMREIGGEI